In one window of Chryseobacterium sp. JV274 DNA:
- a CDS encoding TonB-dependent receptor plug domain-containing protein, whose amino-acid sequence MKKELFNKKICALVLSGAGAMGYAQDSIKQNKIDEVVVTTGRTKPRTIITSAIPIDNISAVQLKSTGQITFDKALTYAVPSFNSSQQTVSDATAHFDPADLRGLGPSRTLVLVNGKRKNQSALIYVNDTPGKGEVGTDLKSIPSAALQNVEVLRDGASAQYGSDAIAGVINIILKNSVGKSTVNLFSGITSEGDGFNIGADFNTGIKVAKNGSLNLTFGYSSQNKTNRAGTVTKDDLFGVDNAWTQANPGLGMIIGQPETKVGNMFVNFELPTGETGKFYAFGGTTYRSGTSFALYRTPYWVASDFGLLTPQGQPYNGFQPQFKTDVYDYNLTSGWKGMFGKWNFDGSATFGSNAVDYAVANTINTSLGANSPTRFRAGGHQFSNIIGNIDINRDFGALVLGAGAEVRNENYQAKAGEEASYIGSGAESFPGLQPQNEVNKNRQNIGAYLNAEWDITKNLLVGGTVRYENFSDFGNNVSWKGNARYKLLDDKLVFRGSVSTGFRAPSLHQIYYSNVQTKITGNTVANQGTFNNDSQIVRSDLGVARLNAEKAFNITGGFAVKPFKNLTITADYYRIKIKDRVLFSGDIGYKTGAPGSPDITNPVEVILDNNKITSLKFFTNAVNTVTQGVDFVANYYTSAIGKGRLGVIAAFNYNETKIVDNIAVPPILAENGYSENFFDRKEQSRITSARPKTKTILSLSYDISKFNFNLNNTYFGSVAWQHATDPAKDQTFSGKVVTDIVLTYKITKDLKVSGIVNNLFNIYPDVIDSKGDVVTDLGGRFKYPWEVNQFGFNGTTFQLNVNYTF is encoded by the coding sequence ATGAAAAAGGAATTGTTTAATAAGAAAATTTGTGCACTGGTATTAAGTGGAGCTGGTGCAATGGGATATGCTCAGGACAGCATAAAACAAAATAAAATAGATGAAGTTGTGGTTACAACGGGTAGAACTAAGCCCAGAACCATCATTACCTCAGCAATTCCTATTGATAATATTTCTGCTGTACAATTAAAATCCACAGGGCAAATTACTTTTGATAAAGCTTTAACCTATGCTGTTCCATCTTTTAATTCGTCACAGCAAACCGTTTCTGATGCAACGGCTCATTTTGATCCGGCAGATTTAAGAGGATTAGGACCTTCCAGAACATTGGTTTTGGTAAATGGTAAAAGAAAAAATCAAAGTGCTTTAATTTATGTAAATGATACACCGGGAAAAGGTGAGGTAGGTACAGATCTTAAAAGTATTCCTTCAGCAGCATTACAAAATGTAGAGGTATTGAGGGATGGTGCATCTGCACAATATGGTTCTGATGCTATTGCAGGAGTAATCAATATTATCCTTAAGAACAGTGTTGGAAAAAGTACGGTCAATCTTTTTTCAGGTATTACATCAGAAGGAGATGGCTTTAATATCGGAGCAGATTTTAATACAGGAATCAAGGTTGCAAAAAATGGAAGTCTGAATCTTACATTCGGATATTCTTCCCAAAATAAAACCAACCGTGCAGGTACTGTTACAAAAGATGACCTTTTTGGTGTAGATAATGCCTGGACGCAAGCTAATCCTGGTCTGGGAATGATTATAGGGCAGCCGGAAACAAAAGTGGGCAATATGTTTGTCAATTTTGAGTTGCCAACAGGTGAAACAGGCAAATTTTATGCTTTTGGGGGTACAACTTACAGAAGTGGGACTAGTTTTGCTTTGTACAGAACTCCCTATTGGGTAGCTTCAGATTTTGGTTTATTAACTCCACAAGGACAACCTTACAATGGATTTCAACCGCAATTTAAAACAGATGTTTACGATTATAACTTAACCTCCGGGTGGAAAGGCATGTTTGGAAAATGGAATTTTGATGGGAGTGCAACCTTTGGCTCTAATGCCGTAGATTATGCTGTAGCAAATACCATTAATACATCTTTGGGAGCCAATTCACCAACCCGTTTTAGAGCAGGAGGTCATCAGTTTAGTAATATTATAGGAAACATAGACATCAACCGGGATTTTGGTGCGCTTGTTTTAGGAGCTGGAGCAGAAGTGCGTAATGAAAACTATCAGGCGAAGGCAGGTGAGGAAGCATCTTATATAGGAAGTGGTGCAGAATCATTTCCAGGATTGCAGCCTCAAAATGAAGTCAATAAAAATCGTCAGAATATTGGAGCGTATCTGAATGCTGAATGGGATATTACGAAAAACCTGTTAGTTGGAGGAACTGTGAGATATGAAAATTTCAGTGATTTTGGAAATAATGTTTCCTGGAAAGGAAATGCAAGATATAAACTGTTAGATGATAAATTGGTTTTCCGAGGATCTGTTTCTACAGGATTTCGGGCACCTTCATTACACCAGATTTATTATTCCAATGTTCAAACCAAAATTACAGGGAATACTGTAGCTAATCAGGGTACTTTTAATAATGACTCTCAAATTGTAAGATCTGATCTTGGTGTAGCCAGATTAAATGCTGAAAAAGCTTTTAACATTACTGGGGGATTTGCCGTAAAACCGTTTAAAAACCTTACTATTACAGCAGATTATTATAGAATAAAAATTAAAGACCGGGTACTTTTCTCAGGAGATATTGGTTATAAAACCGGTGCTCCGGGTAGTCCGGATATAACAAACCCAGTGGAGGTAATATTAGACAATAATAAAATAACCTCTTTGAAGTTTTTCACCAATGCGGTAAATACAGTTACTCAAGGGGTAGATTTCGTCGCAAATTATTATACTTCTGCTATAGGCAAAGGAAGATTGGGAGTTATTGCTGCTTTCAATTATAACGAAACTAAAATAGTAGATAATATTGCCGTTCCGCCTATTTTGGCTGAAAATGGTTACTCAGAAAACTTTTTTGATAGAAAAGAACAATCCAGAATTACTTCTGCAAGACCCAAAACAAAAACTATTCTTAGTCTTTCTTATGATATTTCAAAGTTTAACTTTAACCTTAATAATACTTATTTTGGTTCTGTTGCATGGCAGCACGCAACTGATCCTGCCAAAGATCAGACATTTTCTGGGAAGGTAGTTACAGACATCGTTCTAACATATAAAATAACGAAAGACCTTAAAGTTTCCGGAATTGTAAATAATTTATTTAATATTTATCCGGATGTTATAGACAGCAAAGGAGATGTAGTAACAGATCTTGGAGGAAGGTTCAAATATCCTTGGGAGGTGAATCAGTTTGGATTTAACGGAACAACTTTCCAGCTAAATGTTAATTATACTTTTTAA
- a CDS encoding cob(I)yrinic acid a,c-diamide adenosyltransferase translates to MKIYTKTGDKGQTALYGGTRVSKASARVDSYGNIDELNSFIGIAKSHIEDEEVLRQLKKIQFDLFTVGSEAATPVDKLMLANGKSRLPIIISDTEIEELEQWMDAFEDKLEPLQYFILPGGGKPATFLHAARTICRRAERSLVFLNESEEVRPELIKYLNRLSDYLFVLARYVSKLNNEPEEYWNPNER, encoded by the coding sequence ATGAAAATTTATACGAAAACAGGAGATAAAGGTCAGACGGCATTATATGGCGGAACAAGAGTTTCTAAAGCCAGTGCCAGAGTAGACAGTTATGGAAATATAGACGAGCTGAATTCATTCATTGGGATTGCAAAAAGTCATATTGAAGATGAAGAAGTATTGAGACAGCTGAAGAAAATACAGTTTGATCTGTTTACTGTAGGTTCTGAGGCTGCTACACCAGTAGATAAACTGATGCTGGCCAACGGAAAATCACGCCTTCCGATCATTATTTCAGACACAGAAATTGAAGAACTGGAACAATGGATGGATGCTTTTGAAGATAAACTAGAGCCGCTTCAATACTTTATCCTTCCAGGAGGTGGAAAGCCTGCCACTTTTTTACATGCTGCAAGAACCATCTGCAGAAGAGCAGAGCGCTCATTGGTATTTTTGAATGAATCAGAAGAAGTACGTCCTGAATTGATTAAATATTTAAACAGACTTTCAGATTATCTTTTTGTGTTGGCAAGATATGTTTCAAAACTGAACAACGAACCGGAAGAATACTGGAATCCGAATGAGAGATAA
- a CDS encoding carboxymuconolactone decarboxylase family protein → MSQRINAFAIGNKAVNALHTMGFQVQNSSLDNSFLELMYFRVSQMNGCAFCLDMHSKELRAKGETEQRIFLVSAWRECSFYTDKEKAGLLWAETLTALNGKEVNDDIYSKVSHYYSETEIVDLTMAVIAINSYNRINIAFGADVGTYQVPEKAH, encoded by the coding sequence ATGTCACAAAGAATCAACGCATTTGCGATCGGAAACAAGGCTGTAAATGCACTTCACACCATGGGATTTCAGGTACAGAATTCATCACTGGACAATTCATTTCTTGAACTGATGTATTTCCGGGTTTCACAAATGAACGGATGTGCTTTTTGCCTGGATATGCATTCTAAAGAATTAAGAGCAAAAGGTGAAACAGAACAGAGAATATTTCTCGTAAGTGCCTGGAGAGAGTGTTCATTTTATACCGATAAGGAAAAGGCAGGACTGCTATGGGCTGAAACTTTAACGGCTTTAAATGGCAAGGAAGTGAATGATGATATTTATTCAAAGGTAAGTCATTACTATTCTGAAACTGAAATAGTGGATTTAACAATGGCCGTTATTGCCATCAACAGCTACAACAGAATTAATATTGCTTTCGGAGCAGATGTAGGGACTTATCAGGTTCCTGAAAAAGCGCATTAG
- a CDS encoding DinB family protein, which produces MTTTATATKQFMTSEQLLNDWQGHRNLTRRVIESFPEKELFEFSVGGMRPFAKLAVELIGIGGPALKGIVEGSMEAYNEEAFNPKTKEEILKKWDEETEVINHYFNMISEERFQETFNLFGEYEFPVYQNILYFVDNEVHHRGQGYVYLRALGIEPPFFWERF; this is translated from the coding sequence ATGACAACTACAGCAACAGCCACTAAACAATTCATGACTTCTGAACAGTTATTAAACGACTGGCAAGGACATAGAAATCTAACGAGAAGAGTTATTGAATCTTTTCCAGAAAAAGAACTATTCGAATTTTCTGTAGGTGGAATGAGACCGTTTGCAAAACTGGCAGTAGAGCTGATTGGCATTGGCGGACCTGCTTTAAAAGGAATTGTTGAAGGAAGCATGGAAGCATACAACGAGGAAGCCTTTAATCCGAAAACAAAAGAAGAAATTTTAAAGAAGTGGGATGAAGAAACAGAAGTAATCAACCATTATTTTAATATGATTTCTGAAGAGCGTTTCCAGGAAACTTTCAATTTATTTGGAGAATATGAATTCCCTGTATATCAGAACATTCTTTATTTTGTAGACAATGAAGTTCACCACCGCGGACAAGGATATGTTTATCTGAGAGCTTTGGGAATTGAACCACCTTTCTTCTGGGAAAGATTTTAA
- a CDS encoding helix-turn-helix transcriptional regulator: MNDHYLKKLDRVTAILTQLQSKPVVRAQDLAEKFDVSIRTIYRDVKTLENAGIPIVGEAGNGYSLMDGYKLPPIMFTKEEVLSFITAEKLMQKFSHQSLGSHYQAAMEKVRSVLRNSDKNLIQNIEKQIDVFSFHTDSGDSLKNVIPIILESIADKTQLNIRYQTVDGRVDNRTIETVGMFFEFNFWYIMAFCTLRKDFRQFRIDRILEISKTLNPFLQEYGQVNDYRKKSNGNKVRAKLLVDKKIMSHLVNSKKYYGLIEEVETEQGVELTFETEWISDGFPRWLVTFADYATVLEPESLRTRLNELLVKMTERHQ, translated from the coding sequence ATGAATGATCACTATCTTAAAAAACTCGATCGGGTAACCGCTATCCTTACCCAATTACAGTCTAAACCTGTAGTTCGGGCGCAGGATCTGGCTGAAAAGTTCGATGTAAGTATCAGAACCATTTACCGTGATGTAAAAACCCTGGAAAATGCAGGTATTCCTATTGTAGGTGAAGCAGGAAACGGCTATTCTTTGATGGACGGATACAAACTTCCTCCCATTATGTTTACCAAAGAAGAGGTCTTAAGTTTTATAACCGCCGAAAAGCTAATGCAGAAATTTTCCCACCAAAGTTTGGGAAGCCATTATCAGGCAGCCATGGAAAAGGTACGGTCAGTATTGCGGAATTCTGATAAAAACCTCATTCAGAATATTGAAAAACAGATTGATGTTTTTAGTTTTCATACCGATTCCGGAGATTCTCTTAAAAATGTGATTCCAATTATTTTAGAAAGCATCGCAGACAAAACCCAATTGAATATAAGATATCAGACGGTAGATGGTAGGGTAGACAACAGAACAATTGAAACTGTCGGGATGTTCTTTGAGTTTAATTTTTGGTACATCATGGCATTCTGTACTTTGAGAAAAGATTTCAGACAGTTTCGGATAGACAGGATTTTAGAAATTTCAAAAACCTTGAATCCCTTTTTGCAGGAATATGGGCAGGTAAATGATTACCGGAAAAAATCAAACGGAAATAAAGTCAGAGCCAAACTTTTGGTTGACAAAAAGATAATGTCTCATCTGGTGAATTCCAAAAAATATTATGGACTGATAGAAGAAGTGGAAACTGAACAGGGGGTAGAACTCACTTTTGAAACAGAATGGATCAGTGACGGATTTCCCCGCTGGCTCGTTACTTTTGCAGACTATGCCACCGTTCTGGAACCGGAAAGTCTTCGCACCAGATTGAATGAGCTGCTTGTAAAAATGACAGAAAGACACCAATAA
- a CDS encoding Crp/Fnr family transcriptional regulator has protein sequence MLHTHFVQSIEKVLKPEQAVIDGLVTHMESKTYRKGDFLLKADETCRYFYFIEKGLVKLFFDNGDKDFIMTFFAENAFFAELSGFLTGQPSKYMIVALEPTEVLRIHRDVIEGLCKKYHTAETLFSKLYSKAPVNMMGRISEMLEDDGKKRYHNFMKQRPDLIQRISLGDLADYIGITQVSLSRIRAQKF, from the coding sequence ATGCTTCACACTCATTTTGTTCAGTCTATTGAAAAAGTTTTAAAACCGGAACAGGCAGTGATAGACGGGCTTGTTACCCATATGGAATCCAAAACTTACAGAAAAGGAGATTTTTTGTTAAAAGCTGATGAAACCTGCCGGTATTTTTATTTTATTGAAAAGGGACTTGTAAAACTATTTTTTGACAATGGTGATAAAGATTTTATCATGACTTTTTTTGCAGAAAATGCTTTTTTCGCTGAGCTGAGCGGTTTTCTTACCGGACAGCCGTCAAAATACATGATCGTTGCCCTGGAACCTACTGAAGTCCTCCGTATACACAGAGATGTTATTGAAGGATTGTGTAAAAAATATCACACAGCAGAAACACTTTTCAGCAAATTGTATTCAAAAGCTCCGGTCAATATGATGGGAAGGATCAGTGAAATGCTGGAAGATGACGGAAAAAAACGCTATCACAATTTCATGAAGCAAAGACCTGATCTTATCCAGCGCATCAGTCTTGGTGATCTGGCAGATTATATCGGAATCACTCAGGTTTCTTTAAGCAGAATAAGAGCACAGAAGTTTTAG
- a CDS encoding tyrosine-protein phosphatase gives MNKLIKISVLIISLCSIFSCRTQHFETPEYGKKETEKVIHIKKVTNFRTVGNIKNVDGRTLKEGKFYRSAHLHKLKKKSFDDFEKLGIKEIIDLRNSKEIAEKPDWLPSGIVYKKYSAFEDEGDQLAQARKLVLKGKVNASDADKRMIDFYREYVTENPETIKKIITEILESEDPVLYHCTAGKDRTGITTALILTILRFDKETIYNEYLLSNNYRKEMVEKRLRLANRLHFIYPKMDLQVLENLSWVEKRYLDAAFGEIDKKYGSIDVYIQQVLGISDAKRTEYIQKFTY, from the coding sequence TTGAATAAATTAATCAAAATATCAGTTCTCATCATTTCATTATGCAGTATTTTCTCATGCAGAACACAGCATTTTGAAACACCCGAATATGGAAAAAAGGAGACTGAAAAAGTGATTCATATAAAGAAGGTAACGAACTTCCGAACTGTCGGAAATATTAAAAATGTAGATGGAAGAACCTTAAAAGAAGGAAAGTTCTACCGAAGTGCCCATCTTCATAAGCTTAAAAAGAAATCTTTTGATGATTTTGAAAAATTGGGAATCAAAGAGATTATTGATCTTAGAAATTCAAAGGAAATTGCCGAGAAACCTGATTGGCTGCCTTCAGGAATCGTTTACAAAAAATATTCAGCGTTTGAAGATGAAGGAGATCAGCTGGCTCAGGCAAGAAAACTGGTTCTGAAAGGCAAGGTGAATGCTTCAGATGCAGATAAGAGAATGATAGATTTCTATCGGGAATATGTTACGGAAAATCCTGAGACCATAAAGAAAATCATCACTGAGATCCTGGAATCTGAAGATCCGGTTTTGTACCACTGTACTGCAGGAAAAGATAGAACAGGAATTACAACAGCACTCATCTTAACGATTCTGAGATTTGATAAAGAGACTATTTATAATGAATATCTTCTATCCAACAACTACAGGAAAGAGATGGTTGAGAAGAGACTTCGCCTTGCCAATCGCTTACATTTCATCTATCCGAAGATGGATTTGCAGGTGCTTGAAAATCTGAGCTGGGTAGAAAAAAGATACCTTGATGCTGCTTTTGGGGAGATTGATAAAAAGTATGGCTCCATAGATGTCTATATTCAGCAGGTATTAGGGATTTCAGATGCCAAAAGAACAGAATATATTCAAAAGTTTACCTATTGA
- a CDS encoding thiamine diphosphokinase — translation MRDKALLFINGDAPQSFPDLDHYDLIACTDGAFHYLKRMGFPMDRLDFISGDFDSHSGSDEDMYQEKFILTLDQDKTDFHKALEIILEKGFSEIDVFGGSGGEQDHFLGNLTVAYAFKDQMEIKFYDEFSEYYFIPNHFKLKGAKNRMISLYPFPSVNNITTKGLNWSLTNETLSITSRIGTRNFAVEDEVSVEYESGDVLLFVGISEIEYPTIY, via the coding sequence ATGAGAGATAAAGCACTACTTTTCATCAACGGAGATGCTCCCCAATCTTTCCCTGATCTTGATCATTATGACTTGATTGCTTGTACAGACGGTGCTTTTCACTATTTAAAAAGAATGGGTTTCCCAATGGACAGGTTGGATTTTATATCTGGTGATTTTGATTCCCATTCCGGATCAGATGAAGATATGTATCAGGAAAAATTTATCCTTACATTGGATCAGGATAAAACAGATTTTCACAAAGCTTTGGAAATCATTTTGGAAAAAGGCTTTTCAGAGATTGATGTTTTTGGAGGAAGTGGAGGTGAGCAGGATCATTTTCTTGGAAACCTTACCGTTGCTTATGCATTCAAAGATCAGATGGAAATTAAATTTTATGATGAGTTTTCAGAATATTACTTTATTCCAAATCATTTTAAATTGAAAGGAGCGAAAAATAGAATGATTTCTCTCTATCCATTTCCATCAGTGAATAATATTACAACGAAAGGACTTAACTGGTCTTTGACGAATGAAACTTTAAGCATTACTTCAAGAATAGGAACCCGAAACTTTGCCGTTGAAGATGAGGTTTCCGTAGAATATGAATCAGGAGATGTCCTGTTATTTGTAGGAATCAGCGAAATAGAATATCCCACGATCTATTAA
- a CDS encoding ABC transporter ATP-binding protein: protein MIYGTLFLTFLGALAAQVNPIVLKYTVDEVTKLTHLPHPMTEGIHILIIISIILLGKELLNIFINFGQKFYGEKIRINVSSVLAQSAIDKILTYRVAYFNDENHESGKLQIRIDRGIESLTRLVQNFFIDILPLFSNAIIALIIMYMQNVYVGLVSTIIVPIYFYISSLQAKKLGGVRRQLRNQREKKTSGLLNLINSIMVIKSFVREKFEGKKQYDLQMELMESQMITRRTNFIYDGLKTFIEQFGVVLIILLTVYLVLDQQMTIGAIMLHIMLFNNVSAPIRQLHRIYDDMNDAMIYAEGYFDILNADNETESNGTFVEKEIKGTFELKNVDFTYPNGTKALHDVSMKIENGKTTALVGLSGAGKSTVINLLCKFYFPDSGEILLDGVNLNEFDNTFLRSDLGLVLQRNHIFQGSIEDNIRYGDMNAGFEEIQEAGKKAYLHEQIMDLPDQYQHDATQLSGGQQQRIAIARLFLKNPPIIFLDEPTASLDAIATEQIKNSLDAIKEGRTVVIISHSLSQILDSDIIYVMKKGRVVENGTHDELYSKEGTYREIFDASARSLNLDKLVNTFKEN, encoded by the coding sequence ATGATTTACGGAACCCTGTTTCTTACTTTTCTGGGAGCCCTCGCAGCACAGGTAAACCCTATTGTTTTGAAATATACAGTAGATGAAGTCACCAAGCTAACCCATCTTCCACATCCGATGACAGAGGGTATTCATATTCTTATCATCATTTCAATTATTTTGCTGGGAAAAGAACTGCTGAATATTTTTATCAATTTCGGACAGAAATTTTATGGAGAAAAGATCAGGATCAATGTAAGTTCTGTGTTGGCTCAGTCAGCCATTGATAAAATTTTAACCTATAGAGTTGCTTATTTTAATGATGAAAACCATGAATCCGGAAAATTACAGATCAGAATAGACCGTGGTATAGAAAGTTTAACCAGACTGGTACAGAATTTTTTTATTGATATTCTGCCGCTTTTTTCCAACGCTATTATTGCGCTGATCATTATGTATATGCAGAATGTGTACGTAGGACTTGTTTCAACTATCATTGTTCCGATTTATTTTTATATCAGTTCTCTGCAGGCCAAAAAGCTTGGAGGAGTGCGCCGCCAGCTTAGAAATCAGAGAGAAAAAAAGACATCCGGACTTCTGAATCTGATCAATTCCATTATGGTCATTAAAAGTTTTGTCCGTGAAAAGTTTGAAGGAAAAAAACAATACGATCTTCAGATGGAACTGATGGAAAGCCAGATGATCACAAGAAGAACCAACTTTATTTATGATGGTTTAAAAACGTTTATTGAGCAGTTCGGAGTAGTTTTAATCATTCTTTTAACCGTTTATCTTGTTCTTGATCAGCAAATGACTATCGGTGCGATCATGCTTCATATTATGCTTTTCAATAATGTCTCTGCGCCTATCCGCCAGCTGCACAGGATTTATGATGATATGAATGATGCCATGATCTACGCTGAAGGCTACTTTGATATCCTGAATGCAGACAACGAAACCGAATCGAATGGAACCTTTGTGGAAAAAGAAATCAAAGGAACTTTTGAATTGAAAAATGTTGATTTTACTTATCCCAACGGAACAAAAGCCTTACATGATGTTTCCATGAAAATTGAAAACGGAAAAACGACAGCTTTAGTAGGATTGAGCGGTGCGGGAAAATCAACGGTGATTAATCTTTTGTGTAAATTTTATTTTCCGGATTCCGGAGAGATTCTTCTTGACGGAGTAAATCTTAATGAATTTGATAATACTTTTCTGAGAAGTGATCTTGGATTGGTACTTCAGAGAAACCATATCTTTCAGGGAAGTATAGAAGATAATATCCGCTATGGAGATATGAATGCAGGTTTTGAAGAAATTCAGGAAGCTGGAAAGAAAGCTTATCTGCATGAACAGATCATGGATCTTCCGGATCAATACCAGCATGATGCTACTCAGCTTTCCGGAGGACAGCAGCAGAGGATTGCCATTGCCAGGTTGTTTCTTAAAAATCCCCCGATTATCTTTCTGGATGAACCTACAGCAAGTCTTGATGCCATCGCCACCGAACAGATCAAGAATTCTTTGGATGCAATAAAAGAAGGAAGAACCGTGGTTATCATTTCCCATTCCCTGTCGCAGATTCTGGATTCCGATATCATTTACGTGATGAAAAAAGGAAGAGTAGTGGAAAATGGAACTCATGATGAACTTTACAGTAAAGAAGGTACTTACCGTGAGATCTTTGATGCATCAGCCCGCAGTCTGAATCTCGATAAACTGGTGAATACTTTTAAAGAAAATTAA